One Alteromonas sp. KC3 DNA segment encodes these proteins:
- the gndA gene encoding NADP-dependent phosphogluconate dehydrogenase, producing MQNKGGNSHDDNACDIGFIGLGVMGSNLTMNLVDHGYRVACFDLDQNKVESILAKDASERGEDTEPRVEGCSSYTELLSKLKAPHLIIISVPAGDPVDHVCNHLIDAGIHADDIVVDTGNSLWTDSVAREEQYKGKFIFFSTAVSGGEVGARFGPSLMPSGNPYAWTRIEPVLKSIAAKVDPETGKPLESHTPGKPVLEGEACATYIGPVGAGHYVKMVHNGIEYADMQLICETYHVMRQALHMAPAEIAEVFRRWNEGKLNSYLMEISAEVLEQLDPETKQPLVDVILDRAGQKGTGLWTAVSALQVGSPAQTITSAVFARSISSLKEERIAASKVLAGPDAPVFNDEQKMSIINKLEQALYCSKICAYAQGFQLMAMAGKEHGWTLEFGEIAKIWRAGCIIRAVFLQSISKAYENNEDLANLLMDPYFAEQITQYQADWRESIAQATLAGVPCPSMMSALSYYDSYRTAVLPANLLQGQRDYFGAHTYQRIDKPAGKKYHIEWSDPSRPQTAIKK from the coding sequence ATGCAAAATAAAGGTGGTAATTCGCACGATGATAATGCGTGCGACATTGGTTTTATCGGTTTGGGGGTGATGGGTAGCAACCTAACCATGAACCTCGTTGATCACGGATACCGCGTAGCGTGTTTCGATTTAGATCAAAACAAAGTTGAATCCATTCTAGCAAAAGACGCAAGTGAAAGAGGTGAGGACACTGAGCCTCGCGTTGAAGGCTGCAGTTCTTACACCGAGCTTTTGAGCAAATTAAAAGCCCCTCATCTTATCATTATTTCTGTGCCAGCGGGCGACCCGGTAGATCATGTTTGCAACCACCTAATTGATGCGGGCATTCACGCTGATGACATTGTCGTAGATACCGGCAACAGCTTATGGACAGACTCTGTTGCACGTGAAGAGCAATATAAGGGTAAGTTTATTTTCTTCTCTACCGCTGTTTCGGGTGGCGAAGTAGGTGCACGTTTCGGTCCTTCATTAATGCCGTCGGGCAACCCGTATGCCTGGACACGCATTGAACCCGTTTTAAAGTCAATTGCCGCTAAAGTTGATCCTGAAACAGGCAAACCTTTAGAAAGTCACACACCAGGAAAGCCGGTGTTAGAAGGCGAGGCATGTGCAACATACATAGGGCCTGTTGGTGCGGGACACTATGTGAAAATGGTACACAACGGCATTGAATATGCTGACATGCAGCTTATTTGTGAAACGTACCACGTAATGCGCCAAGCATTACACATGGCGCCTGCTGAAATAGCTGAAGTTTTCCGTCGTTGGAATGAAGGCAAACTAAATAGCTACCTAATGGAAATTAGCGCCGAAGTTCTTGAGCAACTTGATCCAGAAACCAAGCAGCCCCTTGTTGATGTTATTCTCGATAGAGCCGGGCAGAAAGGCACAGGGCTGTGGACCGCAGTGAGTGCGCTTCAAGTTGGTAGCCCTGCGCAAACCATTACCTCTGCTGTATTTGCTCGTAGCATCTCAAGTTTAAAAGAGGAGCGCATAGCGGCAAGCAAAGTACTAGCTGGTCCTGATGCCCCAGTGTTCAATGATGAACAGAAAATGTCTATCATTAACAAGCTTGAACAAGCGTTATACTGCTCTAAAATTTGTGCCTATGCTCAAGGTTTCCAGCTTATGGCAATGGCAGGCAAAGAGCACGGCTGGACGTTGGAGTTTGGTGAAATCGCAAAAATTTGGCGCGCTGGTTGTATTATTCGCGCCGTATTTCTTCAGTCGATCTCTAAAGCGTACGAAAACAATGAAGACTTGGCCAACCTGCTTATGGATCCGTATTTTGCAGAGCAAATCACTCAATACCAAGCAGACTGGCGTGAATCAATAGCACAAGCAACGCTAGCTGGAGTGCCGTGCCCATCGATGATGTCGGCGTTGAGCTACTACGATTCATATCGTACTGCTGTGTTACCCGCTAATTTGCTGCAAGGGCAGCGTGATTATTTCGGCGCGCATACTTATCAACGTATAGACAAGCCAGCTGGTAAGAAGTATCACATCGAATGGAGTGATCCTTCACGTCCACAAACTGCTATTAAAA